One Euwallacea similis isolate ESF13 chromosome 26, ESF131.1, whole genome shotgun sequence genomic window carries:
- the LOC136416991 gene encoding kynurenine/alpha-aminoadipate aminotransferase, mitochondrial encodes MNMSKIGGGIDYNQFISVRAGRRRPALTRELTKRQYGAPKESISLAEGMPNEVTFPFQAINIVMKDGTTLSIQGQQLNTALQYIPSQGYPPLLKKLKEFTLQLHNPPNWQDRDLIMTNGSQDGISCALDMLVEEGDPVLVQNPLYAGTEIILKPYKPNLIGIEQDEFGIIPAKLIDALENCKAYTEEGGGRMPKVIYLNPTGSNPTGCTMSLERRNEVYKICCDYNILILEDDAYYFLHFLEEQPVSFLSLDVEGRVIRFDSMSKVLSSGLRLAWLTAPKQLVHNIELQIQSAILHPSTLSQVIMDNLVSAWGFSGLLAHFSYVRRYYQARRDFTIASMEKHLKGICQWDVPTGGMFVWIKVHGVADVYDMLMTRGLKKNITFVPGHAFMADPTQACQYIRASFSKATLKQIDKGMQLLGELIREEHLLLRRKLDGLENNILR; translated from the exons ATGAACATGTCGAAAATCGGTGGTGGAATTGATTATAATCAGTTTATTAGTGTGCGTGCAGGAAGAAGAAGACCTGCTCTAACTAGGGAACtaa CTAAGAGGCAATATGGAGCTCCCAAAGAGTCAATCTCGTTAGCCGAGGGTATGCCCAACGAAGTAACATTTCCCTTCCAAGCCATTAACATTGTAATGAAGGACGGCACCACCCTGTCCATCCAAGGACAACAGCTCAATACAGCCCTACAGTATATCCCAAGCCAAGGCTATCCCCCCCtattgaaaaaactgaaagagTTCACTCTTCAACTCCACAACCCCCCAAACTGGCAAGACAGGGACCTGATCATGACTAACGGCTCTCAGGATGGCATTAGCTGCGCTCTGGATATGCTGGTCGAGGAGGGAGACCCAGTTCTTGTGCAAAACCCTTTGTATGCGGGCACAGAAATTATT CTGAAACCGTACAAACCCAATTTAATTGGCATCGAACAAGATGAATTTGGGATAATTCCTGCGAAATTAATTGATGCGCTCGAAAATTGTAAAGCTTACACCGAGGAGGGTGGAGGGCGGATGCCAAAAGTCATCTATCTGAACCCTACCGGGTCAAACCCTACAGGCTGCACTATGTCCTTGGAAAGACGCAACGAAGTCTACAAAATCTGCTGCGACTACAACATCTTGATATTGGAAGATGATGCCTACTACTTCCTGCATTTCCTGGAGGAGCAGCCTGTCTCTTTCTTGTCCCTAGACGTTGAGGGCAGGGTCATCAGGTTCGACTCAATGTCGAAAGTTCTCTCCTCTGGTTTGAGGCTGGCTTGGCTTACAGCCCCCAAGCAGTTGGTGCACAACATAGAGCTTCAAATCCAGAGCGCCATTCTCCATCCCAGCACTTTATCGCAG GTTATTATGGACAATTTGGTGTCAGCTTGGGGCTTCAGCGGTTTACTCGCCCACTTTTCTTATGTGCGAAGATACTATCAAGCACGCAGAGATTTCACCATCGCTTCAATGGAGAAGCATTTGAAGGGTATATGTCAATGGGATGTTCCAACTGGGGGAATGTTCGTCTGGATTAAAGTCCATGGTGTGGCTGATGTCTACGACATGCTGATGACCAGAGGACTGAAGAAGAACATAACATTCGTGCCAGGACATGCTTTCATGGCTGATCCCACACAGGCATGTCAGTACATTCGAGCTTCGTTCAGCAAAGCGACTTTGAAGCAAATCGACAAGGGGATGCAGTTGTTGGGGGAACTAATAAGGGAAGAGCACCTGTTGTTGCGGAGGAAGCTGGATGGTTTGGAGAATAATATACTTAGATAG